TCCTGTGAGAAATACTCTCGTGAAATCGTGCGTCGGCTCTGTCGATTCATTCGACCACCAGTCGGTATACGGTCGCTTGATCAGTGGTTCGAGAGTCGCGAACGATTTCGACCACGTCGCCCACCTCGGCCTCGTCGGGCAACGCGGGATCACTCGTCTTTATCTTCGGCAGGTTGGTCTTGCTCACGTTGTACTCCGCGAGTACCTCGTCGACGCGGTCGGGGTCGTCGAGGACTGTATGCTCCGGGACCAGCTTGTGTTGGCTTACGTCTACCATGGGTGAGTGGGTGGAGAAGTTGTCACGAGATACTACGGCGCCTTTGTCGATCCACCCATTTAACGCTTGTCAAAGAACCGCGAAGCGGGGCTAATCGGCCCACCGGCGGGCGCCGGCGAGCGAGGCTCGGTACGCGTTGCCATGCGCTCTGCCGGTACAAAGCCGTTTCGGCGAC
This window of the Haloplanus rubicundus genome carries:
- a CDS encoding DNA-directed RNA polymerase subunit H, whose translation is MVDVSQHKLVPEHTVLDDPDRVDEVLAEYNVSKTNLPKIKTSDPALPDEAEVGDVVEIVRDSRTTDQATVYRLVVE